A single genomic interval of Helianthus annuus cultivar XRQ/B chromosome 13, HanXRQr2.0-SUNRISE, whole genome shotgun sequence harbors:
- the LOC110899648 gene encoding primary amine oxidase has translation METPYFIRFFLIISIAFFIFGCSTSTAYRITNLRSSSVINTPVHNSSHHLTDTPLHPLDPLTVPEINKIRSILSAFEPFLSSFPSINTLSLDEPDKSQVLGWKPGEQLPPRRASVESVLDGQTHLLTVDLDLGVVTRHVVSIGSGYPMLTTEDQTTALEVLYSDLEFNKSILARGVDFNDLVCGSSSPGWYGADEEGKRIVKVQCFSGQNTPNYYMRPIEGLTATVDVDKREVVKITDTGRDIPIPKETNTDYLYSTRSQFPDVDPETNPMSMEQPKGPSFTIENGHIVKWANWVFHIRPDIRAGMIISQAMIRAENGEYRSVMYKGFASEVFVPYMDPDEAWYFKTYMDAGEYGLGATAMALLELNDCPRYSYYMDGVFASADGRPFIRPNMICIFERYAGDIGWRHSEIPVMGFDIRESRPKVTLVARMVASVGNYDYIFDWEFQTDGVIRIKVGLSGMLLVKGTPYENIYNISNIEDMTGTLVSENVIGVVHDHHISYHLDMDIDGPNNSFAEVNLVKEETSLGQSPRKSYLKAKRKVAKTENDAKIKLKLYDPSEFHVFNPTRRSRLGNPTGYMIIPGGTAASLLDHDDPPQIRAAVTNNQIWVTPHNKSEVWAGGLLTSQSKGEDTLAVWSARDREIENKDIVLWYTLGFHHIPCQEDFPVMPTVSSSFELKPVNFFDRNPILNAKPTFQEDLPRCFAASS, from the exons ATGGAGACACCTTATTTTATTCGATTCTTCTTAATAATCTCAATAGCATTTTTCATATTCGGCTGCTCAACCTCTACGGCTTACCGGATCACCAATCTCCGATCAAGCTCAGTCATCAACACTCCTGTCCACAATTCCAGCCATCACTTAACAGACACACCACTTCACCCACTTGACCCATTAACCGTACCCGAAATCAACAAGATCCGATCCATTCTCTCAGCATTTGAACCGTTTTTATCCTCCTTCCCATCCATTAACACTCTCTCTTTAGATGAGCCCGATAAAAGTCAAGTACTCGGTTGGAAACCGGGCGAGCAACTACCGCCCAGAAGAGCATCGGTTGAATCCGTTTTAGATGGACAAACCCATCTTCTAACGGTTGACTTGGACCTCGGCGTTGTTACACGCCATGTTGTTAGCATCGGGTCTGGTTACCCGATGTTAACAACAGAGGACCAGACAACCGCTTTAGAGGTCCTTTATTCGGACTTGGAGTTTAACAAGTCTATCTTGGCTAGAGGGGTTGACTTTAACGATCTTGTTTGTGGCTCCTCGTCACCAGGCTGGTATGGCGCGGATGAGGAGGGAAAAAGGATCGTTAAAGTCCAGTGTTTTTCTGGTCAAAACACTCCTAACTATTACATGAGGCCCATAGAAGGGCTAACAGCGACGGTGGATGTTGACAAACGAGAAGTCGTCAAAATAACTGACACCGGACGAGACATTCCTATACCAAAAGAAACTAATACTGATTACCTGTATAGTACTAGAAGCCAGTTTCCGGATGTGGACCCGGAAACTAACCCTATGTCTATGGAACAACCCAAAGGGCCCAGTTTCACTATAGAAAATGGGCATATAGTGAAATGGGCCAATTGGGTTTTTCACATAAGGCCCGATATACGGGCTGGGATGATAATATCCCAGGCCATGATTCGTGCTGAGAATGGGGAGTATAGGAGTGTGATGTACAAAGGGTTTGCGTCAGAAGTATTTGTACCGTATATGGACCCGGATGAAGCCTGGTACTTCAAGACGTATATGGATGCAGGTGAATATGGGCTCGGTGCAACCGCAATGGCCCTTTTGGAACTGAATGATTGTCCAAGATACTCTTATTATATGGACGGGGTGTTTGCAAGTGCCGATGGTCGTCCCTTCATTCGGCCCAATATGATTTGCATATTTGAACGTTACGCCGGAGATATCGGGTGGAGACATTCCGAAATTCCAGTAATGGGATTCGAT ATAAGAGAATCAAGGCCAAAGGTGACCCTAGTAGCTCGAATGGTAGCCTCCGTTGGAAACTATGATTATATTTTTGATTGGGAATTTCAAACCGATGGTGTAATCCGTATTAAG GTGGGACTTTCGGGAATGCTCTTGGTGAAAGGAACTCCATATGAAAACATATACAATATCTCCAACATCGAAGACATGACTGGGACACTAGTATCTGAAAACGTGATCGGTGTTGTTCATGACCACCACATCTCATATCACCTTGATATGGACATCGATGGCCCGAACAATTCATTTGCCGAGGTCAATTTGGTCAAAGAAGAAACGTCATTGGGTCAATCTCCAAGAAAAAGTTACTTAAAAGCAAAAAGAAAAGTGGCAAAGACCGAAAACGATGCAAAGATCAAACTCAAGTTATATGACCCATCTGAGTTTCACGTCTTTAATCCAACCCGGAGGTCAAGGTTGGGCAATCCGACGGGTTACATGATCATACCCGGTGGAACTGCTGCTAGCTTGCTAGATCACGACGATCCGCCACAAATTCGGGCTGCTGTTACCAATAATCAG ATTTGGGTGACTCCACATAATAAAAGTGAAGTATGGGCTGGTGGTCTTTTGACATCTCAAAGCAAAGGAGAAGATACACTTGCTGTGTGGTCTGCTAG GGATCGTGAGATTGAGAACAAGGACATAGTGTTATGGTATACATTGGGCTTTCATCATATACCATGCCAAGAAGACTTCCCAGTAATGCCAACGGTTTCATCGAGTTTTGAATTGAAACCTGTAAATTTCTTCGACAGAAACCCCATTCTTAATGCAAAACCTACCTTTCAAGAGGATCTACCTAGATGTTTTGCTGCTAGCTCTTAG